CGCGCCGCATAGAAGTCTGCAGTAGTCTTGGTTCGCTGCGCAGCCCAATACACGATGTACATGGTTATCAAAACAATGATGATAAACATGGTTATGGTGATAGTCTTGTTCGCTTCGACTTTGGTTGGGGCTGGAGTCCTTTCGCCGACTTTCCCCTTTGCCGTCTGCGCCACCATAGCGTTAGCAATTATCGTATCCTGGCCTGCAAGTGCATTGCTGTGGCCCATAAAGCCTGATCCCAAGCCCAAAGTAAGGGCCAAGGCAAAGATTATCGCAACTTTCTTCATTACCCCGCTCCTCCTACTTGAGATTCAGCTCATCGAGCAGTTCTTTGGTGAGTCGATCGGAAACTTTGTTTGCCCATGATGCATAGTACATGGCAATTCCCCAGGATACGAAAAACTGGGACAAGGCAAAGAGATACCCGATATTGATGTTTCCGATTACTTTCACACTGAAGAATCCCGGAGCAGACCCAGCTCCGATAGGGAGGAGAAAGTAGTAAATGGTTGAGAATATCCACCATCCAAAGAGAAAAACTGTCTTTCTTCTATGCAGCTCTATAAATTTAGGGTTTCTAGCAATAGCCGCCCACGCTTCCGGTTTCGGAGTTTTGGCCACTTCGGGGGCCTTCTGAGATTGTTGCGCCACGTTGGTCACTCCTTCCGTGTCGATGCTGAGAGCCCGCGCATAGGTATCGGGTTCTCGGGCAATCACCTGAGACGCGAATGCCGTCAAGCCTGCCAAGAGGGGGAGTACAGGTTTTCCAGCACTTCACATCACTAAGTTGTAAGTTCTGCTCGTGTTCAGGTTAGGTCGACTGAGCGATCTCTTCAGGATCGCAACTGGTAGATCGAGACGGTCAGTGCGGGAGGCGAACGGCCTACGGCAACAACGAAAAAGACGATTCTTCCGGGAAGCTCCGGAGAATGCGCTTTTGAATAACGGCGTCGCAGCCCTCGTCCGCTGTCGCGTATCAGGTCTACGAGGCCACTGTAGAGGTATTTCAGCAAAGCTCGGCTTCTTAATGCCGCAATCAGGGGACTGGTGAGTTCAGAAGATCGTATGGACGGAATGAGAATCGACGTGAGAAGAAGTAACCTGAGATCCGGAGAGATTTCTATTGGATTGGA
The sequence above is a segment of the Desulfomonile tiedjei DSM 6799 genome. Coding sequences within it:
- a CDS encoding DUF485 domain-containing protein, encoding MAQQSQKAPEVAKTPKPEAWAAIARNPKFIELHRRKTVFLFGWWIFSTIYYFLLPIGAGSAPGFFSVKVIGNINIGYLFALSQFFVSWGIAMYYASWANKVSDRLTKELLDELNLK